Genomic window (Mycosarcoma maydis chromosome 5, whole genome shotgun sequence):
TTGCGCTACTGTTTCGCGAGTGTGGACTagctgctcggcgagatgagcttTGCCGCGAGCTTCGCGGCCAACACGGAcacgatgacgacgccAGCACCACTCAGAAGCAAGCATGCAGGAAATGCACGCGCACACGACAGACCGACGAAGAAATGGCGCAATTGCCACTACTGATCAAGCGCGATGCAGATATGTTTGAAGCGTACGCTGCGGCGGTGTTTCTCAGCCACGGCAACGATTTCAATGTGGTCCACAATTGGCTCTGTCATCTGTTCAGACCGTTCCAAGACCAAGCATATCGGTTCATGGTTCAGCGAAGTGAGGCACTCGCAAGGATGCAGGCGAatcgtgcagcagcagctgctgcttccgctgctgAAGCTTCTTTGGCGCTGCGTAGCAGAAACAGTATCGCAGGTTCACCGACCAACCTGGCAGCAGATGGTTTAGGCCTCAATTCCGCCACCATCGACCCGTCCTCCGTACGCTTCTCATCGCTTTTTCCCGACTTTTCTCGTGGATCCGAGAAAAAATCTGCCATCCCGGCCTACGCACTCGCCAACACTGACCAAGCCTTCATCACGGATGAATTCCTCACTGTCGCCGCGCGCGCGCGCCGTCAGCGCGAAGAACGTCTTCGAGAAGAACTCCGTCTGCAAGACCAGCAAGAACTCATGAAGATGGGTTGGTTTCGTAAAGGTTTCCTCAACTTACGCACTGGTTTCCGCCAGTACGTGATGGGCAAAGATATGGTCaaggagcaagaagcgagaTTGAAGCGCAAGATAAACGAACAGAGAGGAATGAGTGAAAAGAATCGACAGAGGCTCAGAGCGCGAGAGAGAAGCGAAGCTGGTGTGTCGGTCAAAAGTACAGCAAGTAAGATGAAGGAGAAGATCTTCGAGGCCAATGCGAATCAGGAGAATCAGTGAAGAAGATCGCAATGTAAAGTAAAAGGCACTTTGCTGTCTTGCAGATGAATTGCTGTTGATCAGACCCGGTATGAGGATAAGCGAGTGCGTTGAGAGTTTGAGACAGTGCCATTCGAGCCAGTCAACGAATCGATCAGAAACGTTGGAGCTTATAACTTTGGAGCATATTAGCATTGCCTTGCGGTTGGCTTTGTCGACAAGGTCACACAGGCTTCCCATCAAGTGCTCACCGGCGCTCTCTTTCAAAACAAGTAGGTCGCGCACTTTGCCCGCTCAAAATAACAGAGTGGGTTGTCCTCGTATAGAACCCAGTCGGCCCAGAGACAGGCTTGAATAGGTGTGATTGCTGCGGCAGGCCAAACCACACATGCTTGCCGTGTTTGAATCGGCGCGATTGGCTGCAAATATTTATCATAGCTGGAGGATCTCAAGAGAGCGACGAATGGGGAACGAGCGAGACAGCAATCGCTACGACTCGTGTTGACAAACCTCGAGAAAGTAAAGACCGCCAAATCCGAATCATGgcgcaatcgtgaacgcAAACACGAGGAACGGGGATTTTTAACCGGCTATCGGCCTGGGGTAATTAGGAGCGGGGCAGCGTCTTACACGTCGTGAGTCAATTTCCctgcgaatcgtgaatcctcCCCGCATTAAGAGCACTTCGGAAAAGATCAACCAGGCGCGAGCATCTTGTTGCTCTGTAGACTCGGCCTCCTCCCTCCTTTCTCCACAGCACGTCGTCGgtcacgcttcacgctctTGCTCACTACGATCACTGTATTCTCATCTCATTCAACATGCTGCCGACAACGAGATGCATGCTGCATCATACCATTCGGCGTTGTGTGCCGCACGACCGAAGCAAGACAATCGGGTTCATCGGTCTTGGAGCGATGGGCAAAGAAATGGCTAACAACCTGCTCTCCAAGACGCTCGCTTCAAATCCTGACCCTGCTGTCACATTTGTGGTGCATGATGCGTTCGAACAGTCCATCACTCGCTTCCTCACGGCCAACACTTCGCTGTACCCGAACCGCAACATCCTGGCGGCTTCTTCTCCTGCTGGAATCGCCAAGCTATCCGGTACGATTGTCACGATGCTTCCTTCCTCGCCGCAGGTCGAAAGCGTATACACGCATGAAAATGGTATTCTGGACGGGCTCGAGTCGTTTCAAGCAGCGGCTGTGGATGATGCGCAGGCCAAGACGCTGTGTATCGATTGCACGACACTCGACCCGGATGTAGCGGTTCAAACAGCCACGGCGATCAagaacgccaacgccaatgGAGCGTTTGACATGATCGACGCGCCCGTATCGGGTGGTGTAGTGGGTGCTAATGCAGCAACTCTTTCGTTCATGGTTGGATCCGACTCGTCCACCACTTTCGCCTCGGCGGAACCGTACCTATCGCTCATGGGCTCTCGCGCTGTTCACTGCGGCAAGAACGGTAACGGCCTGATCGCCAAGATTGCCAACAACCTTTTGCTAGGAATCTCGATGCTCGGTGTTACCGAGGCAATGTTGCTAGGAACCGCGCACGGTCTGCCCCCCGCCGTTCTAGCTGGCATCATCAACACCTCGACGGGCAAATGCTGGTCGAGCGAAGTCAACAACCCCTGTCCAGGTGCCCTCGAGGGAACCAAGTACAGTCCACCGGCCGACAGAGATTACCAAGGCGGATTCGCCGCAAGACTGATGGCCAAGGATTTGAAGCTGGCGATGAACACGGCAAAATTGCAAGGCGTGCCTACGCCATTAGGCCAGTTGACATCCAGTATTTACGAAGCACTTGGTGGCAACGACGAGTTCAAAGACAAGGACTTTGCTGTCGCGTTCAAGGCGCTAAGTGCTGCATTGGGCAGGGAGGAGTTCAAAGGAGGACGTGAAAAAGTGTGATGAGTCTCAGTTGCACTCATCCATCGTTAATCTGTCAATCGAGGAGAAATCCGATCTCAACACTTTCCATACAGCGTGCGAGTAGAATCAAGGGAACTGCATCCGAATTCGATGCGGATGTGGTATTACAACAAGAGTAGTGGTGAATAATCCTAACATTATAGAGATACAACTGCGATCGCAAGTGGGTATATGTCGTTCTGAAAACCTTCAGAACCTTCTGAGGCCCAGTCCTGTCTCAGCGGCCTGATTAAAATACGCCTGCAGCTCTTTCTGACGATTCGCCTCATCAACCTGTTCCTGCCTCTCTGTGTTGTGGATCATAGCTTCGTAATCCGAAATCGGGGTTTTTGTCACTTGTCTTGAGATGGCTGGTGAAGTGTTTGCGCTCGAAGCGGTCGAAGCTGGGTTATGCAGAGAGCTAAAGCCTTGCGAAGCGAACGAAGAGCGACGCGAGGACGTGGGTGTGGAGAATGCGGAAGAGTCCGAGGTGTGACCCGAGTTCTTTCGAGACCACGACTTGAGCGAAGTCTTTCGTTTGAAGACTCGGAGGAAGTCCACATGTAATGGTGAAGAgaatgatgatgatgatgatgacgaggcaTGTGAAGAGGGAGCCGCGACCAGATCCGAATCCTGAgtgagcgtcttgagcatCGCGTGTGAATGTACATCTTGTCGACGCGGGAAAGAGTGCGAGCGTGATGGTTGAAGGTACTGATGACGATACGCCGAGCTGTCATGGGAAGCCGATGCTGTGGGTAAGAGGAAGACGGGTGATAGTGTAGAGGAAACACCCGTGGCGGGCAACGAGGGTGCAGATGATCGCAC
Coding sequences:
- a CDS encoding putative 3-hydroxyisobutyrate dehydrogenase, which gives rise to MLPTTRCMLHHTIRRCVPHDRSKTIGFIGLGAMGKEMANNLLSKTLASNPDPAVTFVVHDAFEQSITRFLTANTSLYPNRNILAASSPAGIAKLSGTIVTMLPSSPQVESVYTHENGILDGLESFQAAAVDDAQAKTLCIDCTTLDPDVAVQTATAIKNANANGAFDMIDAPVSGGVVGANAATLSFMVGSDSSTTFASAEPYLSLMGSRAVHCGKNGNGLIAKIANNLLLGISMLGVTEAMLLGTAHGLPPAVLAGIINTSTGKCWSSEVNNPCPGALEGTKYSPPADRDYQGGFAARLMAKDLKLAMNTAKLQGVPTPLGQLTSSIYEALGGNDEFKDKDFAVAFKALSAALGREEFKGGREKV